The segment GACCAACAGCGACGAGAATCGCGAGCTTTGCGCCCAATTCTGGAAGTCGCTTCGCGATGCCGATCTCGTCCTCGAGAAGGAAGTCGAGCAACTCTTCGATCCAGAGGCCAACACCTTCCTGGCCGATCGCTTCGTCCGCGGTACGTGCCCCAAATGCGGTCGCACCAATCAACCGGGCGATAGCTGCGAATGCGGGCACACGTACACGCCGGTCGACCTGATTGATCCGGTCAGCGCATTGTCCGGCGCGACGCCGGAGCTACGTAGTGCGACGCACTTGTTCGTCGCGCTAGAAAAGCTCCATCCGTTCCTCGAAGAATGGTCGCAATGCGGCGAGCATCTGCAAAGCGAAGTCGCCAACTACCTGAAGGGGCACTTCCTGCACGAAGAGCTGCGCGACTGGGACATTTCGCGTCCTGGTCCCTACTTCGGCTTTGAGATTCCGGACTGCCCCGGCAACTACTGGTACGTCTGGTTCGACGCGCCGATCGGCTACATCGCTTCGACCTGGGAGTGGTGTAAAAGGAATGGCGAGTCGCTCGACAAATGGTGGAAAGATCCCGAGACCGAGATCCACCACTTCATCGGCAAAGACATCACCTATTTCCATACCCTCTTCTGGCCCGGCATGCTGAAGACGGCCGGCTTCAATCTGCCGACCAAGGTGCACATCCACGGCTTTTTGACCGTCGGCGGCGAGAAGATGTCGAAGAGCAAGGGGACCTTCGTCAAAGCGGCGAAGTACCTGGAGCATCTCGATCCGGCCTACATCCGCTACTACTACGCGACCAAGTTGGGCCCGCGTCTGGACGACCTCGACCTGAACGTCGAAGAGTTCGCCGAGAAGATCGACAGCGACCTGGTCGGCAAAGTGGTCAACATCGCAAGCCGCTGTGCGAAGTTCGTGCAGTCGACCGGTCTGTCGGAAACGTATCCCGAAGACGGCGGGCTGTTTGAACAGGCCGCCAAAGCTGGCGCCGAAATCGCTGCTGCGTACGAAGCTTGCGACTACAACCGCGCCATGCGTTTGATTTTGGAATTGGCCGACCGCGCCAATCCCTACATCGAAGGGAACAAGCCGTGGGAGCTGCGAAAGGATCCGGCCAAC is part of the Blastopirellula sediminis genome and harbors:
- the metG gene encoding methionine--tRNA ligase; the encoded protein is MTARRILVTSALPYANGPIHIGHLVEYIQTDIWVRFQRLSGNDCRYFCADDTHGTAIMISAKRNGVTEEEFIAKMSTEHQADFAGFDIEFDNYGSTNSDENRELCAQFWKSLRDADLVLEKEVEQLFDPEANTFLADRFVRGTCPKCGRTNQPGDSCECGHTYTPVDLIDPVSALSGATPELRSATHLFVALEKLHPFLEEWSQCGEHLQSEVANYLKGHFLHEELRDWDISRPGPYFGFEIPDCPGNYWYVWFDAPIGYIASTWEWCKRNGESLDKWWKDPETEIHHFIGKDITYFHTLFWPGMLKTAGFNLPTKVHIHGFLTVGGEKMSKSKGTFVKAAKYLEHLDPAYIRYYYATKLGPRLDDLDLNVEEFAEKIDSDLVGKVVNIASRCAKFVQSTGLSETYPEDGGLFEQAAKAGAEIAAAYEACDYNRAMRLILELADRANPYIEGNKPWELRKDPANAQTLQDVCTVGINLFRQIIVYLSPVLPKLASEVGALLNDPITSWDQSQTPLTGTAVNKFEHLMKRVDTKRVLAMIEESKEESAEGAASPADEVAAKYNDSADVLAAEPLAEECTIDDFMKVDLRVARVLHAEEVPEARKLLKLTLSLGGDERRQVFAGIKAAYKAEDLIGRLVVMVANLKPRQMKFGLSEGMVAAAGEGGAEVFVLTVDEGAKPGHRVH